TTATTCCTAATAATTATGTTTTCTCAGAGATGATTGCAAACTATACACACTCAGGTCTTAGAACTGTTTGGGATGGTATTGATATTACTATTACCTTTGATTCAAACCATAAAAAAGCTCAGCATATTGCAAAAGAGATTTTAAAACACTATTCTAAAGGATATACTGATATTACTAGAAAACAGTTATCAAAAATGAGAAGTAAGTATCAATTAAGAGCAACAGGAGTTGAACCTAGAGTTTATACTTTTGTTGAACCTTATGGTATTGTAATATCTTCTTGGTATCTTACTAACTCATATGCTGCATTGGTGCTTAGAAGTACAATGTCACCTGAAATTTTAAAAGCATTTATGGCAGAAGATGATATCCATATTGCTTATCCTACTCAAAGTATTAATCTTAATGAAAAAAGAGAAAAACCAGCAGATTTACCAGAAGAGGGCAAAATTATATGATATTTTCACAGACTAAACCAAAGGTATATTTTAAAACTTTTGGTTGTAGAACAAATGTTTTTGATACTCAAGTTATGATGAGTAATTTAGAAGATTTTGAAGTAACAAAAGATGAAAAGCAAGCTGATATTGTAGTTATAAATTCATGTACAGTTACAAATAGTGCAGATTCAACTGCAAGGGGTTATATAAATCAATTAAATAGATTTCCTAAAAAACCAAGAGTTATTTTTACTGGATGTGGAGTATGGACTAAAGGTGAGAATTTATTTAAAGAAGATAAAGTTGATTCTTTATTTGGTCATAGTGAAAAAGAGAAAATCAATGAACTTTTGAAAAAAGAAGAGAGATTTTTTCAAGCTGGAGATTTAGAACATATTGATGATACTATTGTTGAAGAGTTTATAGGTAAAAGTAGAGCTTTTATAAAAATACAAGAAGGATGTGACTTTAGATGTAGCTACTGTATTATTCCTCACGTAAGAGGTGATGCAAGAAGTTATAAAGAAGATAAGATTTTAGAACAAATAGAAAAACTTGCAAGTAATGGTTTTGGTGAGTTTATTTTAACTGGTACGAATGTAGGAAGTTATGGAAAAAAACAACATACATCATTGGCTAAACTTCTTAAGAAAATGTCACAAATAAAAGGTGTTAGACGTATTAGAATGGGAAGTATTGAACCTATTCAAATTGATGATGAATTTAAAGAGATTATAAATGAACCTTTTATGGCAAAGCACTTGCATATTGCACTTCAACATACTTCAAAAGAGATGTTAAAAATAATGAACAGAAGAAATAAAGTTTTAAAAGATTTAGAACTTTTTGAGTTTTTAAAAGAGAATGGTTATGCTTTAGGAACTGATTTTATTGTAGGTCATCCAGGCGAGACTAATCAACTTTGGGCTGAAGCTATGGAGAACTTAAAAAGGTTTCCTTTAACTCATGTTCATGCATTTACATATTCAAAAAGAGATGGAACACCAAGTGCATCTATGAAAGATATTGTAAAAGGTAATATTGCAAAAGAAAGATATAATGAATTAACATTTATAATAGAGAAGAAAAACTATGAGTTTAGAAAAAATAATACTCAAACATTAGAGGTCTTGATAGAACAAGAAAAAAATGGAAAATACATAGGATTAGATCAATTCTTTAATCAAATTGAAGTTGAAAGTAGTGTTGATTTAACAGGAGATTGGATTTTCCTTGATGATTATGAAAGAAGGCAAGATAAAAATGTCGCAAGA
The window above is part of the Malaciobacter marinus genome. Proteins encoded here:
- the mtaB gene encoding tRNA (N(6)-L-threonylcarbamoyladenosine(37)-C(2))-methylthiotransferase MtaB, which gives rise to MIFSQTKPKVYFKTFGCRTNVFDTQVMMSNLEDFEVTKDEKQADIVVINSCTVTNSADSTARGYINQLNRFPKKPRVIFTGCGVWTKGENLFKEDKVDSLFGHSEKEKINELLKKEERFFQAGDLEHIDDTIVEEFIGKSRAFIKIQEGCDFRCSYCIIPHVRGDARSYKEDKILEQIEKLASNGFGEFILTGTNVGSYGKKQHTSLAKLLKKMSQIKGVRRIRMGSIEPIQIDDEFKEIINEPFMAKHLHIALQHTSKEMLKIMNRRNKVLKDLELFEFLKENGYALGTDFIVGHPGETNQLWAEAMENLKRFPLTHVHAFTYSKRDGTPSASMKDIVKGNIAKERYNELTFIIEKKNYEFRKNNTQTLEVLIEQEKNGKYIGLDQFFNQIEVESSVDLTGDWIFLDDYERRQDKNVARFK